The Candidatus Synechococcus calcipolaris G9 nucleotide sequence TTTTATTGCTTCCTTATATTCTCGTTCAAAATCGTCCTGCTGTTGTTTTAATTTCTCAGAAACAGATCTCATTCGTCCTGGATGAAAAGGTTTGGAAGGAACAGGTGCTAGTTCCTGATGCTCTGATTCAGGAAACTGAGGATTATCGTAAGCTGCCTTAACTACATCTAATTGTTTATCTTTTGCTAAGTTAATGAGAACAGCAATAGGAGTATTTAGATTCTTGGCAACCGCTCGACGCACACTGAAGGATTCTTGGTCCTGGGCAAGGTATTCCAAAATTGATGAAGAAGTATTTGGATTTTCTGCAACTTTTCGCCGTACTATTCTATGGGTATCATTTGCTAATTGCTCCAAAACAAAAATAGGAGTGTTTGGATCACTGGCTAATTTTTCACGTTCTTCAAGACTCGCACGTTCTTCAAGACGTAAAACAACTTGATTTGTAGATGCTTTAGACTTGTTCTCAGAAAAACTTAAGGCAGCTAACACCTCATTGGCAGACCCATAGCGATCTCCGGGCAAAGGTTTTAACATTTTTTCTAAAACATTTTGTAAATTTGAACTCACCGTTGCAGACCAATTCCAACGGCCACGATAAGCATCAAATAATGTCTCAGGCCCTTTCCCGGTCAATAGCACCAAACACGTTACTGCCAAGGCATACAAATCTGAACTGGGCGATACCCGATCACCCCGTATCTGTTCCGGTGGTGCAAAGTACGGTGTATAAATGCTGGTATGGTGTCCTTTTTGGGTGAGTTGAGTGCCTGAAAACTGTTTTACTGCCCCAAAATCAATTAAATACAGTCGCGACTGTCCCGGAACATTAGCCACCTTCTGCCGCATAATATTGGACGGCTTAATATCCCGATGAATTGACCTGCGATCGTGGATAAACTGCAACACTGGTAAAAGTTCCTGCAAAAGCTGTAAAACTTGAGCCTCACTCAAGGGGCCCTGCCGGATCAACTCATCTTCAAGGCTGTCTCCCTCAACCAACTCTTGGACTAAGTAAAAAAAGCGATCGGGATGCTGCCCCAGATTCGTTTTAATCTCTAAATCAAAAAACGCAAACAAATAGGGAATCTGGGGATGTTCGCCCAATTTCTCTAAAACGGTTCCCTCTCGCTCGAACAGTTCATGGGCCTTCTGAATATCCCCTGGATCCGTAAAATTTGGTCGTAATTGCTTGATCACACATTGGCGCAAACTAGGCGTATTCAAATCCCGCGCTAAATAAGCAGCCCCAAACCCCCCGGCTCCCAATACCTTTTCCGCGACATAGTGACCCTGAAGAATTAGGGGCATTCTACAGGTCGTACAAAAACGTTGCGGAATTGCCCGCCGCTGGCGTGGATCATCTAACTCCGGCAACTGATTCTGGGGTTGACGACAACTAGGGTGAGTGCAATGTACCAACATCAGGGCACAGGTAAATTGGAACTATCGTTAGCTTACACAATTTTCCTTGATTTTTCTCCCAACCCCTAACGCGAGCCATAGCAACAATCACTTTTGCTGCTCCAACCTGTTGTTAGACTCCCAAAAATTGCTCTACCTTGTTATCTCAAGGGCATTTGAAACTTTTTTAATTAAACCAACGCCGTTGCCGTCGTGCTGCCACCGCTGCCATACTGGGGAAATCACTTTCATCGTAAATTTCACCCACCAGTTCTTCTAAAATATCCTCCAGAGTAATGAGTCCCACTGTGCCACCGTACTCATCCACCACAATCACCAAGTGCAGTTGTTGGCGCAGCATTTCCTTGAGTAAGTCTGCAAGACGTTTAGTTTCTGGGACATAGACTGGAGAATCCATTACCGCTGTTACCGGATCATTGCCTATGGTTTTCAAGTGTTGGAGAGCCTGCTTAAGATTCACCACCCCAATAATTTCGTCCTTCGTTTCTTCTTGAACCGGAATGCGGGAATAGCCCGTTTCCAAGCAAAGACTCACCAAATCCTGGAGGGTCTCATCCTTCGGAATTGTTTGCATCTGAATCCGTGGCCGCACTACGGCGCGGACATTTAAGCTATCTAGGGCTAGAGCTTTATTCAAAAGTTGCCGCTTTTGTAGATCGAGTTGGCCGCGCCCACCCAAAATTTCAATCATTAATTGTAAATCTTCTAGGGACTCTCCCTCCGAACCCGTGGGAGCACGAAACAACCGCAGAATCTGCTGGACAACCTTTTCCAAGGTATAGACAAAGGGCCAGAAGATCACGGACATCCAGTAGATGGGCCGCACCACCAGCTTAAAAATAGCCATTGAATGGATAATTGCTAGGGACTTCGGCGTAATCTCCCCAAAGATTAAAATCAATAGGGTGGCAACCCCCGTAGCAATTCCCAGGGCCGCATTACCAAACCAGCCCGTAAATAAATTACCAATGAGAATGGCAGAGATATTGTTGGCCAGGGTATTGCCAATCAGCAGGGTTGTGACAAAACGGGTGCGCTTCTCCAATACCAGCCGAAATAAGCCCGTGGGATCCCCCTGCTCTTTAATCAGGGCCCGCAGTTTGAAGTTATCTAGGGCGGTGATTGCCGTCTCTGAACCGGAAAAGAGGGCAGAAACCACTAGCGTCAGGATCAGGATGATAATATCAAGCCGCGTATCCCCAAGGAAGGATTGAGTGGCCAAGGATAGGGGAGCAAGAAAAGAAACAAGCACCGATGGGTAACAATCCTGTGAAATGCCTATAGAGCATTATGGCATCCTCCTTAAGAAGAACCTGTCGAATTGTTCCATTAGGGTTGATAATGGGGGTGCTGTGAACGATCGCCCCTATGCCGAGAACGCCATCCGAATTTGCAGTTCACCTTCTCATTGAGGGAGGCCACCGGGAAGAAGTTCGCTTCCCCTCCATTCAAGAATTTCAGAAATGGTACAGCAGTGAGCTAGTGGCCAAGGCCGATTCCAATGACTTCATCTCCGTACCCATTAAAAATATCCAGGGGGAGTACATGGTGATTCGTCCGTCCCGGGTGATTGCCATTCGGGTTGAGCCGGTCTTTAGCTCTAGTGTCGATCGCTTTAGTTAGTACCAATTAATTCGTAACGTAAAATTGCCATGAGTTGGTTGCCCACGATTGCCTACCAAACCGTGATGATTGCTGGAGTCACCCTTTTAGGCTTGACTAGTTCTCCGGCTCCATTGCAAATGCGTCCCCTTCCTGAGGTTCCAGCCGATGTGGGGTTAGATACAGGCCTGTGGGGGCCGGGGGGCGATCGCCAGCGATTATTGCGATCCATTGATGAAAGTTTGCGCTATTTGCGTACCCCTAAAGCCAAAGCTGACTATGCC carries:
- a CDS encoding hemolysin family protein — its product is MLVSFLAPLSLATQSFLGDTRLDIIILILTLVVSALFSGSETAITALDNFKLRALIKEQGDPTGLFRLVLEKRTRFVTTLLIGNTLANNISAILIGNLFTGWFGNAALGIATGVATLLILIFGEITPKSLAIIHSMAIFKLVVRPIYWMSVIFWPFVYTLEKVVQQILRLFRAPTGSEGESLEDLQLMIEILGGRGQLDLQKRQLLNKALALDSLNVRAVVRPRIQMQTIPKDETLQDLVSLCLETGYSRIPVQEETKDEIIGVVNLKQALQHLKTIGNDPVTAVMDSPVYVPETKRLADLLKEMLRQQLHLVIVVDEYGGTVGLITLEDILEELVGEIYDESDFPSMAAVAARRQRRWFN
- a CDS encoding protein kinase domain-containing protein; its protein translation is MLVHCTHPSCRQPQNQLPELDDPRQRRAIPQRFCTTCRMPLILQGHYVAEKVLGAGGFGAAYLARDLNTPSLRQCVIKQLRPNFTDPGDIQKAHELFEREGTVLEKLGEHPQIPYLFAFFDLEIKTNLGQHPDRFFYLVQELVEGDSLEDELIRQGPLSEAQVLQLLQELLPVLQFIHDRRSIHRDIKPSNIMRQKVANVPGQSRLYLIDFGAVKQFSGTQLTQKGHHTSIYTPYFAPPEQIRGDRVSPSSDLYALAVTCLVLLTGKGPETLFDAYRGRWNWSATVSSNLQNVLEKMLKPLPGDRYGSANEVLAALSFSENKSKASTNQVVLRLEERASLEEREKLASDPNTPIFVLEQLANDTHRIVRRKVAENPNTSSSILEYLAQDQESFSVRRAVAKNLNTPIAVLINLAKDKQLDVVKAAYDNPQFPESEHQELAPVPSKPFHPGRMRSVSEKLKQQQDDFEREYKEAIKNIEKEKKAKLSNFSKKQIEGSTIGAKFIVFISGSMQCLLGYYAIQLGGLMVVFACLWITFWGLVTLMMISLPTVSEKTYSKIWKIKNDAEEHKKNTKKEFEKKQDQFKQKMRESINHFKRIPANTLTEEYIVTLSDEDQFLLLQAIQEREDRDKFDKNVRVGLKALAATGVLVSLFTGLPFFF